A stretch of the Ascaphus truei isolate aAscTru1 chromosome 4, aAscTru1.hap1, whole genome shotgun sequence genome encodes the following:
- the LOC142492156 gene encoding uncharacterized protein LOC142492156, protein MWDTIVIGVNACGNHVRDKRRCHKRFDDIRSKLKKKIQHQRVHATGTGGGPTPQRLILSPLEELLRAKLLPIVVEGLPGDRDIGIYPSQFPPVAPEGHVSPETEQVSSPGSASSTHLEEHDEEDFDDDDDDDDDAAAAAIDTQIQASDHEEVPIETVLPPKRPANTTYDAIVASEGKIVEAENRRHSDLMTVLERMIALQEETVSQLAHLHRVFIEVPKQLQKINTSFEALVVQQTQANYWRMTNVPQFNTSQPGSVHAGQFSPHSSDIHSPGPNVTGQVADIAVQVPDDILPLPSVQIQQVTPTKEATKRKHKQLLLTSFWSKTTKDTHETDQPSLVQCLPTCSHVSVGTSPVREQSLPKSPVGESLPKSPVGESLP, encoded by the exons atgtgggacacaatagtcattggtgtcaatgcgtgtgggaatcatgtgagggacaagcggagatgtcacaagagatttgatgatattaggtccaaattgaaaaagaaaatacaacaccaacgcgtgcatgctactggcactggaggtgggcccacaccacaacgtctcatattaagtccattggaggagctgcttcgggcaaaattacttcccatcgtcgtggaaggcttacctggtgaccgtgatataggaatttacccctcacaatttccaccag ttgcccctgaaggacatgtgtcacctgagactgaacaagtgtcttcacctgggtcagccagctcaacacacctagaag aacatgatgaagaggattttgatgatgatgatgatgatgatgatgatgccgccgccgctgccatagacacacaaatacaagcaagtgaccatgaagaggttccaattgaaactgttttaccgccaaaacgtccagcaaataccacatatgatgcaattgtagcttctgagggaaaaattgtggaagcagaaaatcgtcgccattctgacctgatgacagtgctggaaaggatgattgcactgcaggaagaaacagtttcacaattggcacatctccacagagtcttcattgaagtgcctaaacagttgcaaaaaatcaacacctcattcgaagcattagttgttcagcaaacacaagctaattactggagaatgactaatgtaccacaattcaacacctcacagccaggatctgttcatgcaggtcagttttcaccacattcatctgatattcattcaccaggcccaaatgttaccggtcaagtagcagacattgctgtgcaggttcctgacgacatcctaccgctgccatctgtacaaattcagcaggtgacacctacaaaggaggccacaaaaagaaaacacaagcagttactactgaccagtttttggtcaaaaacaacaaaagacacacatgaaacagaccaaccatcacttgtgcagtgtctaccaacttgctcacatgtgtcagtgggcacaagccctgtccgtgaacagtcactacccaaaagccctgtaggtgagtcactgcccaaaagccctgtaggtgaatcgctgccctaa